Genomic window (Streptomyces sp. TG1A-60):
GCGGGAGATGTCCGGGTGCAGCGTCACAGACCAACAAAACTGGCTGCTCAAGCAGCCGGTGAAGGGGTTGAAGCCGATCTTCACGGAAAGGAGTGCATCCGCATGGTCGGAGGCATGAACCGCCGAAGGCCGCCGCGCGAGCTTGCCGGCGATCCGGAAACCTGGCCCCACGCCCAGCTCAGCGACCCCGGCGCCGCCGTTATCCAGGCCATCGCCCGAGCCCTCGCGAACGCCCTCCAAGCCCAGAAGCGGAGCCTGCGGCAGACCGCCACAGGCGCCGGCGTCAACCGGCAGGCCATCGCCGACCTGCTCGCCGGC
Coding sequences:
- a CDS encoding helix-turn-helix transcriptional regulator; the encoded protein is MNRRRPPRELAGDPETWPHAQLSDPGAAVIQAIARALANALQAQKRSLRQTATGAGVNRQAIADLLAGRCWPDVATVARLENFLAVPLYPPRNGTHPDH